Proteins encoded together in one Musa acuminata AAA Group cultivar baxijiao chromosome BXJ3-6, Cavendish_Baxijiao_AAA, whole genome shotgun sequence window:
- the LOC103989236 gene encoding ninja-family protein AFP3-like, whose protein sequence is MMEVGLVKGEAELERQSSVIESSPRDLLRRLSGNNCFNEQREVPSGESDEVELNLNLGLSLGGCLGVDPRGKKLIRSSSITSFSSLPWEHEFSPGTPTMVRTSSLPTETEEKRRKMKELQGLRRLEAKRKRLEKRKSIKSCNPKSDVGMDGGKSLAQHCTVNGRLSLPIGSQFSGLFSVATPPGLRPWTSGSKITAAQGSELENQTPARGLFNLPAFRSNADFNDTATVQSVSAHKTAIAPLVSGARITITPIGGEEDPLEKKKKKVTSSLGRNMIGEMPCVSTRGDGPNGRRIEGFLYKYKKGEEVRIVCVCHGSFLTPAEFVKHAGGGDVTHPLRHIVVNPMPSALMSLR, encoded by the exons ATGATGGAAGTAGGGTTGGTGAAAGGGGAGGCGGAGCTGGAACGTCAGTCGTCGGTTATCGAGAGTTCTCCGAGGGATTTGCTTCGTAGATTGTCTGGAAACAACTGCTTCAATGAGCAGCGGGAGGTTCCGAGCGGGGAGTCTGATGAGGTCGAGCTCAATCTCAACCTCGGCCTCTCCCTCGGCGGATGCTTGGGGGTGGACCCGAGGGGGAAGAAGCTGATTCGGTCATCGTCGATCACGTCCTTCTCGTCGCTGCCGTGGGAGCACGAGTTCTCTCCGGGAACCCCGACCATGGTGAGGACGAGCTCGTTGCCGACGGAgacggaggagaagaggaggaagatgaaggaGTTGCAGGGCTTGAGACGGTTGGAAGCGAAGAGGAAGAGATTGGAGAAGAGGAAGTCGATCAAATCATGTAATCCGAAATCAGATGTGGGTATGGACGGAGGAAAGAGTTTGGCGCAACACTGCACAGTCAACGGCCGCCTCAGCCTTCCGATCGGTAGCCAGTTCAGTGGGCTGTTCAGTGTAGCCACTCCTCCAGGCCTACGGCCGTGGACGTCAGGGTCTAAGATCACCGCAGCACAGGGGTCCGAGCTCGAGAACCAGACGCCTGCTCGAG GGTTGTTCAACCTGCCTGCTTTTAGAAGTAATGCAGATTTCAATGACACGGCAACTGTGCAATCAGTCTCTGCTCACAAGACTGCAATTGCCCCTCTCGTGTCGGGAGCTCGAATAACCATTACTCCCATTGGCGGAGAAGAAGACcctttggagaagaagaagaagaaggtaactTCAAGTCTGGGGAGGAACATGATAGGGGAGATGCCATGTGTGTCCACCAGGGGAGATGGCCCAAACGGGCGGAGGATCGAGGGCTTCCTCTACAAATACAAAAAGGGAGAAGAGGTAAGAATAGTATGTGTCTGCCATGGCAGCTTCCTAACCCCAGCTGAGTTTGTTAAGCATGCAGGAGGTGGTGATGTAACCCACCCTCTGAGGCATATCGTCGTCAATCCCATGCCATCAGCCTTAATGAGTTTAAGATGA